One genomic window of Glycine max cultivar Williams 82 chromosome 16, Glycine_max_v4.0, whole genome shotgun sequence includes the following:
- the LOC100812628 gene encoding uncharacterized protein isoform X1: protein MASWNMGLASCQKQTMSFEVSCSRKRDRDRERGSILPYKVVEITPPPKSLGVRCLPPNLQCGESVTIEGQAYTISAVTHRYQLRKGKYEPSEKRLDVLSTGRYLVNLYLENLLEQS, encoded by the exons ATGGCGTCGTGGAACATGGGTCTCGCTTCATGCCAGAAG CAGACGATGTCGTTTGAGGTTTCGTGCAGTAGGAAGAGAGACAGAGACAGAGAACGAGGTAGCATCCTTCCCTACAAAGTGGTCGAGATTACTCCTCCACCCAAGTCTCTTGGCGTTCGTTGCTTACCCCCC AACTTGCAGTGTGGGGAGAGTGTAACAATAGAAGGACAAGCTTATACTATTTCGGCTGTAACACATCGCTATCAGCTTCGGAAGGGAAAATACGAACCCAGCGAGAAGAGACTTGATGTCTTGTCCACGGGAAGATACTTAGTAAATTTATATTTGGAAAATTTATTAGAACAATCTTGA
- the LOC100812628 gene encoding uncharacterized protein isoform X2, with protein MASWNMGLASCQKTMSFEVSCSRKRDRDRERGSILPYKVVEITPPPKSLGVRCLPPNLQCGESVTIEGQAYTISAVTHRYQLRKGKYEPSEKRLDVLSTGRYLVNLYLENLLEQS; from the exons ATGGCGTCGTGGAACATGGGTCTCGCTTCATGCCAGAAG ACGATGTCGTTTGAGGTTTCGTGCAGTAGGAAGAGAGACAGAGACAGAGAACGAGGTAGCATCCTTCCCTACAAAGTGGTCGAGATTACTCCTCCACCCAAGTCTCTTGGCGTTCGTTGCTTACCCCCC AACTTGCAGTGTGGGGAGAGTGTAACAATAGAAGGACAAGCTTATACTATTTCGGCTGTAACACATCGCTATCAGCTTCGGAAGGGAAAATACGAACCCAGCGAGAAGAGACTTGATGTCTTGTCCACGGGAAGATACTTAGTAAATTTATATTTGGAAAATTTATTAGAACAATCTTGA
- the LOC100812077 gene encoding protein kinase PVPK-1, whose protein sequence is MGSPVNEVDSLSEVQNLVSVVDHDPPSTSGILRSSRPPLRAPRNYGASSSQKHSYQEADNVEHDRMPNMENQYYDANSKSDNASLNKAVESCLGKNISSMETKLSIKQPLDASKNCDSGGVLESDNCKLGSSKGVVDPTKSYCQSEITFCPSPQNSFYSEAKESFVNTGASECVSVDKSVESGEVTNSCEFNESRKTSICRGSTGSDVSDESSTSSLSSTLYKPHKANDIRWEAIQAIRVRDGVLEMRHFRLLKKLGCGDIGSVYLAELSGTRTCFAMKVMNKTELASRKKLVRSQTEREILQSLDHPFLPTLYTHFETETFSCLVMEFCPGGDLHALRQRQPGKYFSEIAARFYVAEVLLALEYLHMLGVIYRDLKPENVLVREDGHIMLSDFDLSLRCAVSPTLVKSSNSSLETKSSGYCIQPACIEPTCVIQPACIQPSCFTPRFFSSKSKKEKKSKPKNDLQNQVTPLPELIAEPTNARSMSFVGTHEYLAPEIIKGEGHGSAVDWWTFGIFLYELLFGRTPFKGSANRATLFNVVGQPLKFPESPTVSFAARDLIRGLLVKEPQNRLAYRRGATEIKQHPFFHNVNWALIRCANPPEVPRLAMKALAAEKVPGVKPSGNYLDIDFF, encoded by the exons ATGGGGTCTCCTGTTAATGAAGTTGATTCTTTATCAGAGGTTCAGAATTTAGTTTCTGTGGTAGATCATGATCCTCCTTCGACATCTGGGATTCTCCGGTCTTCTCGGCCTCCATTAAGAGCACCAAGGAATTATGGGGCTTCCTCCAGTCAAAAGCATTCCTATCAGGAGGCTGACAATGTGGAACACGACAGAATGCCTAATATGGAGAATCAGTATTACGACGCTAACAGCAAGTCTGACAATGCAAGCCTCAATAAAGCTGTTGAAAGTTGTTTAGGAAAGAATATCTCCTCTATGGAAACAAAACTAAGCATCAAGCAACCATTAGATGCTTCCAAGAATTGTGACTCTGGTGGCGTGTTAGAATCTGACAATTGCAAATTAGGTTCATCAAAAGGAGTTGTTGATCCAACAAAGAGTTACTGTCAATCGGAGATTACTTTTTGTCCAAGTCCTCAGAATAGTTTCTATTCAGAAGCCAAGGAAAGTTTTGTCAATACTGGAGCCAGTGAATGTGTGAGTGTTGATAAGTCAGTTGAAAGTGGAGAAGTTACTAATTCCTGTGAATTTAATGAGAGCAGAAAGACCAGCATCTGTAGAGGGAGTACTGGAAGTGACGTTAGCGACGAGAGCAGCACTAGTAGTTTGAGCAGTACTTTGTATAAACCCCACAAGGCAAACGATATAAGATGGGAAGCGATTCAAGCCATCCGAGTCCGTGATGGGGTGTTGGAAATGAGACATTTCAGgttgttgaagaaattgggaTGTGGAGACATAGGAAGTGTATATCTAGCTGAGTTAAGTGGCACAAGGACTTGTTTTGCCATGAAAGTAATGAACAAAACCGAGCTGGCAAGTCGTAAGAAGCTTGTTAGGTCTCAGACAGAGAGAGAGATACTGCAGTCTTTAGATCATCCATTTCTACCCACTTTATATACACACTTTGAGACTGAGACATTCTCCTGCTTGGTGATGGAGTTTTGCCCTGGTGGGGACTTGCATGCACTAAGGCAAAGACAACCTGGGAAGTACTTTTCTGAGATTGCTGCCAG GTTTTATGTGGCAGAAGTTCTCCTTGCTTTGGAATACTTGCACATGCTTGGGGTGATCTACAGAGACCTTAAGCCGGAAAATGTGTTGGTGAGAGAAGATGGTCATATAATGCTATCAGATTTTGATCTCTCTCTAAGGTGTGCTGTCAGTCCAACTCTTGTGAAGTCATCAAACTCTAGCTTGGAGACAAAAAGCTCAGGATACTGCATTCAGCCTGCTTGCATTGAACCAACTTGTGTAATACAGCCAGCCTGCATTCAACCTTCGTGTTTCACACCGCGCTTTTTCTCCAGcaaatccaagaaagaaaaaaagtcaaaaccaaAGAATGATTTGCAGAATCAGGTGACCCCTCTCCCCGAGCTTATTGCTGAGCCCACGAATGCTCGTTCAATGTCCTTCGTGGGGACACACGAGTACCTGGCACCCGAAATCATCAAAGGCGAAGGGCATGGCAGTGCTGTAGACTGGTGGACATTTGGGATATTCCTATACGAGCTCTTGTTCGGCAGAACACCGTTCAAAGGTTCGGCTAACCGAGCAACGCTATTCAATGTTGTTGGCCAGCCCTTGAAATTTCCTGAATCCCCTACAGTCAGCTTTGCTGCCAGGGACTTGATCCGGGGCTTACTCGTGAAAGAGCCTCAGAATCGCCTCGCATATAGACGTGGGGCAACGGAAATAAAGCAACATCCATTCTTTCATAATGTTAACTGGGCACTGATCCGATGTGCAAATCCTCCAGAAGTTCCAAGACTGGCCATGAAGGCACTTGCAGCTGAAAAGGTGCCTGGTGTGAAGCCTTCTGGTAACTATTTAGATATTGATTTCTTTTGA